The sequence CCTGAACCTGCTCAGCACCAAGGTCGCCAAGTCGGTGGCGAAGCTGTGCGCGGACGTGGTCATCGGGCGCCAGCGCCAGGACCACTCCGACGAGGAAGACGAGCACCGCTACGTCGCGGTGGGCGAGTAGTCCCACGGCACTCCCGGAGTCCCCTGGGTGAGATTCAGGCTCGGTCAGGGCGACTCCGGTGAGGCAGGGCGATGCGTGCGGATGAGGCCATCCACCAGCCAGTGCGCGAGCCACGACGCATGATGTCGCCACCGTTCATCCTCATCGGCAACGCCGAGAACCGCCGCGTCACCCTCTTCCAAGAGGCGCTGGCGCGGCAGGGACTCCCTCCCGCGCGGGTGGTGCCCTGGGTGGACTTCCTCTCCACCCCCGCGCTCCTCGCGGACCTGCCGGACACGGAGGCGCTGGTCCGCATCGACTCGGCGGGCGAGAGCTGGGACGTGGAGAAGGCGCTGCTCCGGCGCGGCCACGCGGACGCGCTCAAGGCCGGCTGCGCCACCATCACTCCGGAGGAAGTGGACGCGCTGGAGTATGACCACGGGCGCATCCTCTTCCCCCGGCAGCACCACCTGGGCTTCCTGCGCACGCTCTCGGAGTTGGAGGCCATCTTCGCGGCGCACCCGCGCTGGAGGGTGCTCCAGCAGCCCGCGAGCATCGCGGACCTCTTCGACAAGCGTGTCACCTCGCGAAAGTACGCGGCGCTCGGCGTGCCGGTGCCGGAGTGGCTCGACGGCGTGACGGACCCTGAGTCGCTTCGCCAGCGGATGCACGAGCAGGACTGCCGCGAGGTGTTCGTGAAGCTGTCCTGCGGCTCGTCCGCGTCGTGCCTCGCCATCTACCGGCGCGGGCGCACGCGGGACACGCTGGTCACCACCATCGAGCAGGCGGCGACGGGCTGGTACAACTCCCTGAAGGTGCGCCGCATCGACGAGCCCGCGCGCGTGGACGAGGTGCTGGGCTTCCTCCTCACCGAGGGCTCACAGGTGGAGCACGCCATCCCCAAGGCGCGCCTGGGCGGCGACTACTTCGACTGCCGCGTCCTGATGGTGCGCGGTGAGCCTGCCTTCACGGTGGTGAGACAGAGCCGGCACCCGATTACCAACCTCCACCTGGGCGGCTGGCGGGGGGACCTGGACGAACTGCGCGCCGCCGTCCCGCCCAACGAATGGGACGAAGCCCTGCAGAGCTGCCGCACCGTGGCGCGCGCCCATGACTGTCTCCACGTGGGCATCGACCTGATGTTCGAGGACTTCTTCACCGGGCACCGCGTGCTGGAGGCCAACGCCTTCGGCGACCTGCTCCCCAACCTGCGCCGCGACGGGCTCACCGTGTACGAGTGGGAGATTCGCGAGGCCCTGCGCGGCACCTGAGCGCTCCTGATTCGAGCGGGGCTTCCGAAGATTCCGCGTCGGCAAATGCAAAGAAATGCATTTGCAACCGGCTCTACGGAAACACCCACGCAGGAGGAGTGCTCATGCGTATCACCCCGAAGCTGTACGTTTCCGCCAAGGCCGCCATGTTGCTGGCGGGTTGTGGCGCGGAGCTCGACACCCCGGCCACGCCGGAGGAGCTGGGAACGCAGCAGGCCGCCACGACGCAGTGTGGAGGCGGCCCCGCGACACGGCCCGCGCAGGACTTCGACGGGGACGGTGTCTCGGACATCGCCGTATTCAACCGGCCGCTGGGCCTGTGGAAGATTCGCACCGCCACGGGCATCCAGTCGCAGGTGGCAAGAGCGTCACCGTGGCGTACCTCGGCCAGCAGGGGGACGTGCCCTTCCCCGCCGACTATGACGGCAACGGAGTGGCGGACCTCGCCGTGTGGCGGCCGTCCGACGGCACGTGGCGCATCCGGTATGGCTGCACCGGCACCGACGCCCCGGTTACGCACTGGGGCATGTACGGAGATTTGCCCGTGCCCGCCGACTACGACGGCGACGGCAAGGCGGACCTGGCCGTGTGGCGGCCCAACGTCGACCCGAACCCCAGCTCCAGCGTCTGGTACTACCGCCGCAGCTCGGACGGCACCGCCGGCTCGCGGGCCTGGGGCTTCGGCCCCGGCGGAGACATCGCGGTGAAGCTCTACTCCACGCCCTGAGCCACCACGGGCCCGCGCACGTTCCACAGCGGCGTCGCGGGCACGCGCTCCAGGATGCCGGAGCCGAACACACGGTCCAGCTCCATGGAGTCGCGCGCCCGGAAATCGCTCGAAATTCTTTCCTGGGCCGGCTCACGGCTTTGCGCCTCTTCCCATTGGAGACGCTGTTCTGCCTACGAAGGGCAGACGGTCGCTCCACAGAGACACAAAGACTGGAGAGCACCTCGTGAAAAAGTATGTCTTGCTGTCGATGGTCGCCGCTGCGCTCGTGGGTTGTGGAGGGGGCGAGGAGCCGCTCGAGTTGGAGGGACAGGCGGAGGTCGCTCCTGTCATCCAGGAGGACGAGACGGGGCGCGTCACCGCCTCCGCGCTCAACTGCGAGGTCGGCGTCTCATCGTGTACGCCGGCCAATTGTGTCCGCAGCGGCCAGTGCACCATGGCCCAGTACGTGGCCGGCTGCGTTTCGGCCATCAGCAGGCTCTGCCCTCACTAGGAGATGCTGACCGCGACGCTCCTCCCTGACGACGAACACGCGCCGTCTCGCGAATTATACCCGGGTATAAATGACGCCGATTTATACCCGGGTAATCGAGCGCTGCTCCAGCCCTCTTGCCCCGCAGTGCCCCGGGCTGCTCCCCGCAGCAGTGCCCTCATCCTTCCTGTTGGCATTGGCACCAGATCGTACTTTCAAGTATTTGCATGGTTCCAAGTCCTGTTCGCCTGGCGTTCGGTGGCTTGAGCTGTCCCTGGCGTGGGAGTCCCTGAACAGGTCCGCGGATGAAGAACGAAGAGAGCACGCAGAGCCGCCGCCAGCCGCGGCAGGAGCGCTCGCGGCAGACGGTGGAGGCCGTCCTCGATGCCGTCCCCAGAGTGCTCAAGAGGCACGGAGCCGGAGCGGTCACCACCAACCGCATTGCGGAGGTGGCGGGGGTCAGCATCGGCTCTCTGTACCAGTACTTCCCGGACAAGCAGGCCATCTTCAATGCCCTTCATGAGCGCCATGTGGAGGATGTGAAGCACAGAATGGAACGTGCCGTGGCCCAATGCGCCACGAGTACCATCGACGAGTTCGCGGCCTGCCTGGTGGAAGGACTGGCGGATGCCCACCTCGTTGAGCCTGAGCTCCACGAGATGATCTCCGCCGCAGTCCCGGCTTCCTCGCTCGGGTTCAAGGAAGCCCTTCAGATGGCATTCGAGCGGGTGATTCCATCACCCGAGGCCGGCACGTCCCGCCCGCATGCGGGCGACCGGATGTTGTTCGTCCTGCCTCACCTGGTCGAGGCGCTGGTACACGCCGTGCCCCAGGCGCGCCCTCCCTTCACGGTTGATCGCGCCAAGGGCGAAGTCATCCGGACGGTCCTCCATTTCCTGGACCGGCCATGACCCCTCACTGAAAGGCTTCGGCGTTCTGATGGAGCCAGCGGTCGAAGGCGAGGGGCTTGCGGCCGAGGATCCGCTCAACGCCGTCAGAGACAGTCGTCAGTCTGCCGTCTCGAATGGCACGCCAGATGTCCACAAGAGCGTCCGCATACTGCCGGCCACCCCCGTATGCGAGTGCAGCCTCGTGGGCTTCTTCGTCTGAGAGTTCCTCGTAGCGGACCTCCTTCCCGATGACCGCGCCAATCTTGGCCGCCATGGCTGCGTAGCTCAGCGCCTCGGGTCCGGTGACCACCAGTGACTCTCCTATGTGCTCGCCCGTCGTGAGTGCGTGGGTGATGACGTCGGCGAGGTCGTCGGGATGAATGAAGGCGATCCTCCCTTGCCCGGTAGAGGAACGGAGGACCCCCTCCGTGGCAATCGACTGAGCCCAACCGAGCACGTTCGACATGAAGGCGGCTGACTGGATGAACGTGTACGGCATACCGCTCTGTCGGATCGCGTCCTCGCCGCGCGCGTGCCATGGGCCGGTCCCCACCCCGGTCCGGACGTCCAGCGTCGAGAGCTTCACCATGTGCTTGACACCCGCCTCCACAGCGACCTGAACGACGACTCGGTCCCGACCGGCGAGGCGTGGCCCGCTGTTGAGGAGAAACACGCCGTCGCTGCCGGCGAGTGCCTTCCGTAGAGCGGGGCCTGGCCTGGCCAGGTCGCCGACGTGCATGTCAACCTCGTCGCCGAACAGCGCCCGTGCTCGGGCTGCATCCCGGACAAAGACGCGGGGACGATGCCCACCTCTGATGAGGCGATGGGTGACGAGAGAGCCGATATGACCTGTCGCGCCAGTCACCAAGAATGTCATTGAACGCGGCTCCA comes from Pyxidicoccus parkwaysis and encodes:
- a CDS encoding STM4014 family protein; the encoded protein is MMSPPFILIGNAENRRVTLFQEALARQGLPPARVVPWVDFLSTPALLADLPDTEALVRIDSAGESWDVEKALLRRGHADALKAGCATITPEEVDALEYDHGRILFPRQHHLGFLRTLSELEAIFAAHPRWRVLQQPASIADLFDKRVTSRKYAALGVPVPEWLDGVTDPESLRQRMHEQDCREVFVKLSCGSSASCLAIYRRGRTRDTLVTTIEQAATGWYNSLKVRRIDEPARVDEVLGFLLTEGSQVEHAIPKARLGGDYFDCRVLMVRGEPAFTVVRQSRHPITNLHLGGWRGDLDELRAAVPPNEWDEALQSCRTVARAHDCLHVGIDLMFEDFFTGHRVLEANAFGDLLPNLRRDGLTVYEWEIREALRGT
- a CDS encoding FG-GAP repeat domain-containing protein; translation: MAYLGQQGDVPFPADYDGNGVADLAVWRPSDGTWRIRYGCTGTDAPVTHWGMYGDLPVPADYDGDGKADLAVWRPNVDPNPSSSVWYYRRSSDGTAGSRAWGFGPGGDIAVKLYSTP
- a CDS encoding TetR/AcrR family transcriptional regulator, producing MKNEESTQSRRQPRQERSRQTVEAVLDAVPRVLKRHGAGAVTTNRIAEVAGVSIGSLYQYFPDKQAIFNALHERHVEDVKHRMERAVAQCATSTIDEFAACLVEGLADAHLVEPELHEMISAAVPASSLGFKEALQMAFERVIPSPEAGTSRPHAGDRMLFVLPHLVEALVHAVPQARPPFTVDRAKGEVIRTVLHFLDRP
- a CDS encoding NmrA family NAD(P)-binding protein, yielding MTFLVTGATGHIGSLVTHRLIRGGHRPRVFVRDAARARALFGDEVDMHVGDLARPGPALRKALAGSDGVFLLNSGPRLAGRDRVVVQVAVEAGVKHMVKLSTLDVRTGVGTGPWHARGEDAIRQSGMPYTFIQSAAFMSNVLGWAQSIATEGVLRSSTGQGRIAFIHPDDLADVITHALTTGEHIGESLVVTGPEALSYAAMAAKIGAVIGKEVRYEELSDEEAHEAALAYGGGRQYADALVDIWRAIRDGRLTTVSDGVERILGRKPLAFDRWLHQNAEAFQ